A single genomic interval of Noviherbaspirillum saxi harbors:
- a CDS encoding fumarate hydratase, giving the protein MTVIYVEDVVDSIADALQFISYYHPADFIDALKDAYESEGGAAAKNAILQLLVNSRLSAMAKRPICQDTGVAHVFLEVGMEVQFSNRLGGFLPTIQQLVDEAVRRAYLSEVNTLRASMVSSPLGIRSNTRDNTPGIVHVEMVAGARLGVTVVAKGGGGDVKARFATLNPSDSPADWIIEQLPGMGAGWCPPGVLGIGIGGSPEQAMLLAKKSLFSPIDLHQLRERGPVSPVDALRLEVAERVNALGIGAQGLGGLTTVLDVKVMEAPCHAATLPIALIPNCAATRHIRFFLDGSGPMTFEPPDPGIWDGIPDMLPTDGGMHVDLDTLTKIEVAQWRVGQTLLLSGKLLTGRDAAHKRLTDMLAANEPLPVDLKDRAIYYVGPVDPVDGEAVGSAGPTTATRMDKFVAPLLEQTGLLVMIGKAERGRAAREAIHQHGAAYLVAVGGAGYLVSKAVLSARVIAFPDLGMEAIYEFEVRNMPVTVAVDAAGGNIHSVFNLVKV; this is encoded by the coding sequence ATGACGGTAATTTACGTCGAGGACGTCGTCGACAGCATTGCGGATGCGCTTCAATTCATCAGCTACTACCATCCTGCAGATTTCATCGATGCACTCAAAGACGCGTACGAGAGTGAGGGAGGGGCGGCAGCGAAGAACGCCATATTGCAGCTGCTGGTCAACAGCCGGTTAAGCGCAATGGCAAAGCGGCCGATTTGCCAGGACACTGGCGTCGCGCATGTATTCCTTGAAGTCGGGATGGAAGTGCAATTTTCCAACCGCCTTGGCGGGTTTCTTCCGACCATTCAGCAGCTTGTAGATGAAGCCGTCCGGCGAGCCTATCTGAGTGAAGTGAACACCTTACGTGCGTCCATGGTGTCGTCGCCGCTCGGGATTCGAAGTAATACACGTGACAACACGCCAGGCATCGTTCACGTTGAAATGGTGGCCGGCGCGCGGCTTGGCGTCACGGTCGTTGCCAAGGGTGGCGGTGGTGATGTCAAGGCACGGTTTGCAACATTAAACCCAAGCGACTCGCCCGCTGATTGGATTATTGAACAACTTCCAGGGATGGGCGCCGGATGGTGTCCGCCCGGTGTTCTCGGGATAGGGATTGGCGGGAGCCCGGAACAGGCGATGCTGCTCGCGAAGAAATCCTTGTTCTCGCCGATCGACCTGCATCAGTTAAGGGAGCGAGGACCAGTAAGCCCGGTAGACGCGCTTCGCCTGGAAGTCGCCGAGCGTGTCAATGCGCTCGGGATCGGCGCACAAGGGCTGGGAGGCCTAACGACAGTGCTGGATGTGAAAGTAATGGAGGCACCATGCCATGCCGCCACTCTGCCAATCGCACTCATTCCCAATTGCGCGGCAACCCGACATATCCGTTTTTTCCTCGATGGTAGTGGCCCGATGACGTTTGAACCGCCAGACCCCGGTATCTGGGATGGCATTCCGGACATGCTGCCAACTGACGGCGGCATGCACGTTGATCTCGACACGTTGACCAAGATCGAGGTCGCCCAATGGCGAGTCGGGCAGACGCTGCTCTTGTCCGGCAAGTTGCTTACGGGAAGAGATGCCGCGCATAAGCGGCTCACTGACATGCTGGCCGCTAACGAACCGCTTCCGGTTGACCTGAAAGACCGTGCCATCTATTACGTCGGTCCTGTGGACCCTGTCGACGGTGAAGCGGTAGGATCAGCCGGACCTACGACGGCAACGCGAATGGACAAGTTCGTCGCACCATTGCTAGAGCAGACTGGATTGCTTGTGATGATCGGAAAAGCGGAACGAGGTCGAGCCGCACGTGAGGCAATACATCAACATGGCGCCGCATATCTTGTTGCAGTAGGTGGAGCAGGATATCTGGTTTCGAAGGCAGTCCTGTCGGCGCGTGTGATTGCCTTTCCCGATCTGGGAATGGAAGCGATCTATGAGTTTGAAGTCCGCAATATGCCAGTGACGGTGGCCGTAGATGCAGCCGGGGGAAACATTCACAGCGTCTTTAATCTCGTTAAGGTCTGA
- a CDS encoding tripartite tricarboxylate transporter substrate binding protein BugD: MLKNALFASGLIALASTGYAYAQEYPAKPITMVMPYSAGGPGDTLARLVAQSMTKTLKQQVLIENVAGAGGTIGSGRVANASPDGYSLLMIHVSHATNPALYPKLRYDSIKDFEPIGLVADLPMVFVAKKDLPPKDFKGLIDHVKTNKDRVNYGHAGTGSASHLCGLLFFSTVQTTVTTVPYKGSGPAMNDMLGGNVDFMCDQTVNVVSHLKSGKIKGYAVASKEKSPALPDLPTASESGLPGFELNIWYGVFAPKGTPKPVVDKLVASLQEAMKDPTVKARFADLGATPVSAERAKPEALRTLLKSEIDKWGPIIKKAGVYGE, translated from the coding sequence ATGTTGAAGAACGCCCTTTTTGCTTCCGGCCTGATCGCGCTCGCGAGTACTGGTTATGCCTATGCCCAAGAGTATCCGGCCAAGCCGATCACGATGGTCATGCCTTATTCCGCTGGTGGTCCAGGAGATACGCTGGCGCGTCTGGTGGCGCAGAGTATGACTAAAACGTTGAAGCAGCAGGTCTTGATCGAAAACGTTGCCGGTGCCGGAGGGACGATTGGGTCCGGTCGTGTGGCGAACGCTTCGCCGGATGGCTATTCGCTTCTGATGATCCATGTCAGCCACGCAACCAACCCGGCTCTGTATCCAAAGCTGCGATATGACTCCATTAAAGACTTCGAGCCAATTGGCCTGGTTGCCGATCTGCCTATGGTTTTTGTTGCGAAGAAGGATCTGCCGCCAAAGGATTTTAAAGGACTGATTGATCACGTAAAAACCAACAAGGACAGGGTCAACTATGGCCATGCCGGTACTGGATCAGCTTCGCACCTTTGCGGCTTGTTGTTCTTCAGCACAGTACAGACGACCGTGACCACTGTGCCGTATAAAGGGTCCGGCCCGGCAATGAACGACATGCTGGGAGGGAACGTCGACTTCATGTGTGACCAGACAGTCAATGTCGTATCTCATCTAAAATCCGGAAAGATCAAGGGCTATGCTGTGGCGAGCAAGGAGAAGTCACCCGCACTGCCGGATCTGCCAACCGCCAGTGAATCGGGTCTTCCGGGTTTTGAGCTGAATATCTGGTATGGGGTATTTGCGCCAAAAGGAACACCGAAACCTGTCGTAGATAAGCTCGTTGCAAGCTTGCAGGAGGCCATGAAGGATCCGACCGTGAAAGCACGGTTCGCAGATTTGGGCGCAACACCAGTATCTGCCGAGCGTGCCAAACCTGAAGCCCTACGCACGCTGCTGAAGTCGGAAATTGACAAGTGGGGGCCGATCATCAAGAAAGCAGGAGTTTACGGCGAATGA
- the pcaB gene encoding 3-carboxy-cis,cis-muconate cycloisomerase, giving the protein MLSNTQASASTVVDSILFRDAFGTANMRGIFSDRALIQRYIDAEIALAKAEARVGVIPKEAADVIARESKIERIDFDHMREETDIVGYPILPLVHQLVEMCGDAGRYVHWGATTQDIMDTAVALQVRDALDVVESDIQELRKILADLAVTHRDTPMAGRTHLQQALPVTFGYKVAIWLAMFDRHQQRLQEMRPRVCVVEFAGAAGTLASLGEKGFDVQRAMAEELGLGVPATTWHVARDGFAEAVNLLALVTGSLGKIAVDIMIMASTEFAEVYEPFVKGRGASSTMPQKRNPISSELMLAAAKAVRQHAGLMVDAMIQDFERATGPWHAEWIAIPESFILTAGALHQAKFALGGLIVDTDRMKTNLGISKGLIVAEAVMMGMAPHTGRQQAHDIVYDACRSVNEKGGTLADALMAMPEVTKHFDRATIERLTDPANYLGLAPQMVDRAIDLSKRL; this is encoded by the coding sequence ATGCTCTCAAACACTCAAGCATCCGCAAGCACCGTCGTCGATTCCATCCTGTTCCGCGATGCCTTCGGCACGGCCAACATGCGCGGCATTTTTTCTGATCGCGCTCTGATTCAACGTTATATCGATGCCGAAATTGCTTTGGCGAAAGCCGAGGCCCGCGTCGGCGTAATTCCGAAAGAAGCTGCCGACGTGATCGCTCGCGAATCAAAGATTGAGCGCATCGACTTCGACCATATGCGTGAAGAGACGGATATCGTTGGTTATCCGATTCTTCCTCTAGTGCACCAACTGGTGGAGATGTGCGGTGACGCTGGCCGTTACGTGCATTGGGGCGCAACGACTCAAGACATCATGGATACGGCAGTGGCGCTGCAAGTTCGGGATGCCCTGGATGTCGTAGAAAGCGACATCCAGGAATTACGGAAAATTCTTGCGGACCTGGCGGTCACGCATCGCGACACCCCTATGGCGGGCCGTACGCATCTTCAACAAGCGCTACCCGTCACCTTCGGATACAAAGTCGCTATCTGGCTGGCCATGTTCGACCGCCATCAGCAGCGTCTTCAGGAAATGCGTCCACGCGTCTGCGTTGTTGAGTTTGCCGGTGCGGCTGGTACGCTGGCGTCGCTTGGCGAGAAAGGCTTTGACGTACAGCGAGCGATGGCTGAAGAGCTCGGCCTCGGGGTGCCGGCAACTACCTGGCATGTGGCACGCGACGGCTTTGCAGAAGCAGTCAACCTCTTGGCACTGGTCACCGGTTCATTGGGAAAAATCGCTGTTGACATCATGATCATGGCATCCACCGAGTTCGCCGAAGTGTACGAGCCATTTGTAAAAGGCCGCGGTGCTAGCAGCACAATGCCCCAAAAGCGCAATCCGATTTCCAGCGAATTGATGCTTGCCGCGGCAAAAGCCGTGCGCCAGCACGCAGGTTTGATGGTGGATGCGATGATTCAAGACTTCGAACGTGCTACCGGCCCGTGGCATGCGGAATGGATCGCGATTCCGGAAAGCTTTATCCTCACCGCAGGTGCGCTGCATCAGGCGAAATTCGCCCTGGGCGGACTTATCGTCGATACCGATCGCATGAAAACCAACCTTGGGATCAGCAAGGGCCTCATCGTTGCCGAAGCGGTAATGATGGGAATGGCTCCCCATACCGGGCGACAACAGGCGCATGACATCGTCTATGACGCCTGCCGTTCTGTGAATGAGAAGGGAGGCACGCTGGCCGATGCATTAATGGCTATGCCGGAAGTGACCAAGCATTTTGACCGCGCCACGATTGAGCGCCTGACTGATCCTGCGAATTACCTTGGCCTGGCTCCGCAAATGGTTGATCGAGCCATCGACCTGTCAAAGCGTCTGTAA
- a CDS encoding GntR family transcriptional regulator has product MKLPTKLHYADIARHLTEGIAAGQFPVGSLLPTEMELCDHYKTSRHTIRAALHELQQLGLVSRRKNVGTRVEAVRPTNEFRPTLSSIDDLVQFGSEHIRKVLSVEETTIRGALAKELTCDSGSKWLRISSLRIDANDRPPVGWTDVYIEPAYAEIGELIRKSPDTLISSMIEERYGRRIAQIRQEIRAVAVPENMAPLLQAEPNAPALKIIRWYQDAGGQVFEMSVSVHPSERFAVSMQLQRSNQ; this is encoded by the coding sequence ATGAAACTTCCAACAAAACTCCATTACGCAGACATCGCGCGGCATTTAACTGAAGGCATTGCCGCTGGTCAATTTCCAGTCGGTTCGCTGTTGCCGACCGAGATGGAACTGTGTGACCACTACAAAACGAGTCGTCACACTATTCGTGCTGCATTACACGAACTCCAGCAACTGGGCCTGGTCTCCCGGCGTAAGAATGTGGGCACACGGGTGGAAGCAGTCCGGCCTACCAATGAATTTCGGCCGACGCTTTCCTCGATAGATGATCTGGTGCAGTTCGGCAGCGAGCACATCAGGAAGGTGTTGTCCGTTGAAGAGACGACAATTCGGGGAGCGTTAGCCAAGGAATTGACCTGCGACAGTGGGAGCAAGTGGCTGCGGATATCGAGCCTGCGCATTGATGCGAATGACAGGCCGCCGGTTGGATGGACGGACGTCTATATCGAACCGGCGTACGCCGAGATTGGGGAATTAATTCGGAAGTCGCCGGATACCCTGATTAGCTCAATGATCGAGGAGCGCTACGGGCGTCGCATTGCCCAGATTCGTCAGGAAATCCGTGCGGTAGCAGTACCGGAAAATATGGCGCCTTTGCTTCAGGCCGAGCCGAATGCACCGGCCTTGAAAATCATACGTTGGTATCAAGACGCGGGAGGGCAAGTATTTGAAATGTCCGTCAGTGTGCATCCATCTGAACGGTTCGCTGTCTCGATGCAGTTACAGCGATCCAATCAATAA
- a CDS encoding LysR substrate-binding domain-containing protein, translated as MDNNLLNLPPLDAMRGFVAVARRMSITQAAQDLCLTQSAVSRQIQSLEEHFGTALFLRRHRALILTEAGEQLLRIASPWLDRLGEFDRSLRQKQRMRPVTISASIGVTSLWLLPRLGAFQAMHPNMDIRVAAHNQLSDLERDGVDLAIRYCREAQAPRGALRLFGEQIVPVANKAIASAAFNAPGGLLQQVLLEYDERARPWLRWEDWLRAQGMDPAEAKAFLHFNQYDQVIQAALEGHGVALGRIALLLPWLKDGRLVTYPGSDIETSDYAYWLIETASLRPEVEVFRDWILEDAVRISEDIVRLR; from the coding sequence ATGGATAACAATCTGTTGAACTTGCCGCCGCTGGATGCGATGCGCGGCTTTGTCGCCGTTGCAAGGCGCATGAGTATCACGCAGGCAGCCCAAGACCTGTGCCTGACGCAATCGGCGGTAAGCCGGCAGATCCAGTCTCTGGAAGAGCATTTCGGCACCGCCTTGTTCCTGCGCCGGCATCGCGCGCTCATCCTCACCGAAGCTGGGGAGCAATTGCTTCGCATCGCGTCGCCATGGCTGGACCGCCTGGGAGAATTCGACCGGTCCTTGCGCCAGAAACAACGCATGCGTCCCGTCACGATAAGCGCCAGCATTGGCGTCACATCCTTATGGTTGTTACCGCGCCTTGGTGCATTTCAGGCGATGCACCCGAATATGGATATCCGTGTCGCCGCACATAACCAGTTGTCGGACCTGGAGCGTGATGGCGTCGACCTGGCGATTCGCTACTGCCGCGAAGCCCAGGCGCCGCGTGGGGCGCTGCGTCTGTTTGGCGAGCAGATCGTGCCTGTGGCTAACAAGGCAATTGCTTCGGCGGCGTTCAATGCACCGGGCGGTCTGCTGCAGCAAGTTCTGCTCGAATACGACGAGCGTGCCCGGCCCTGGTTGCGCTGGGAAGACTGGCTGCGCGCCCAAGGCATGGATCCTGCCGAGGCGAAGGCTTTCCTGCATTTCAATCAATACGATCAGGTGATACAGGCAGCGCTGGAAGGCCATGGCGTTGCGCTGGGACGCATCGCGCTCCTGCTGCCATGGCTGAAGGATGGGCGTCTGGTCACCTATCCGGGCAGCGACATTGAAACAAGCGATTACGCCTATTGGTTGATCGAAACCGCGTCCTTGCGGCCCGAGGTAGAGGTTTTCCGCGACTGGATCCTGGAAGATGCCGTGCGCATATCCGAGGATATTGTTCGGCTGAGGTAA
- a CDS encoding CmcJ/NvfI family oxidoreductase, whose protein sequence is MKRDLHEPYVTAKLGYLASTGKRPCNYMFQPPAGVPWENAAYDRVECKIHDVRPLSSGFSLQLNGFALLAAPSAQTWFEDERQIQNIYYRELEEHALKLTGGTRAVVFDHLVRRRDATRPTASFGRDSGGTRPSALGRVHNDYTETSGPKRCQAVLPETAPDTPFLILNFWRPVGYPVMDTPLALCDARSFPSQDWVEGDLIYPTRTGEIYLARYSDAHRWFYYPSMTPGEMLVFKTYDSRLDQPARMTPHSAFDDPTAPADALPRQSIEARCLVLLA, encoded by the coding sequence ATGAAACGCGACCTTCATGAGCCATACGTTACGGCAAAACTCGGCTACCTTGCTTCGACTGGAAAAAGGCCATGCAATTACATGTTCCAGCCGCCCGCAGGAGTGCCGTGGGAAAACGCCGCGTATGACCGCGTCGAGTGCAAGATCCATGATGTCCGTCCTCTATCATCCGGATTCTCGCTGCAGTTGAATGGCTTTGCATTGCTGGCAGCGCCAAGCGCTCAAACCTGGTTTGAGGATGAGCGGCAGATACAGAATATTTACTATCGCGAGCTGGAAGAACACGCATTGAAGCTTACCGGCGGAACGCGGGCCGTCGTCTTCGACCACTTGGTGCGGCGGCGCGACGCGACCAGGCCAACCGCTTCGTTCGGCCGCGATAGCGGCGGCACGCGGCCTTCGGCCTTGGGCCGGGTCCATAACGATTACACCGAAACATCCGGGCCGAAACGGTGTCAGGCAGTACTGCCAGAGACTGCGCCCGACACCCCGTTTCTCATCCTGAACTTCTGGCGTCCGGTGGGATATCCGGTGATGGATACCCCGCTGGCGCTCTGCGATGCGAGAAGTTTTCCTTCACAAGACTGGGTAGAAGGCGACCTCATCTATCCGACCCGCACCGGCGAAATCTACCTGGCCCGGTACTCGGATGCCCATCGCTGGTTCTATTACCCGTCGATGACGCCGGGCGAGATGCTCGTCTTCAAGACCTATGACTCGCGCCTTGACCAGCCTGCCCGCATGACGCCCCATAGCGCCTTCGATGACCCGACCGCACCGGCGGACGCCTTGCCACGCCAAAGCATCGAGGCGCGCTGTCTCGTCCTGCTTGCATGA
- a CDS encoding 2-hydroxychromene-2-carboxylate isomerase — MNTAHTLASPPRLEFWFEFGSNYSYLATMRIEELARRAGVALEWKPFLLGPIFRELGWSSSPFVLQAEKGNYVWRDMERQARKYGLPFNKPSAFPRAAVLPMRVAACSAGEPWIAEFCKNVMVQNWVNDLDINEVLNVRHALEALVPEPDIVIRQATSEENKARLRRNTEIARARGIFGAPTFLVGDEMFWGNDRLEEAIAMAASAQGNFLEVRTMLLSQVGQ, encoded by the coding sequence TTGAACACGGCGCACACACTTGCGAGTCCGCCTCGCCTCGAATTCTGGTTCGAATTCGGCAGCAACTACAGTTACCTGGCGACCATGCGCATCGAAGAACTGGCGCGCAGAGCGGGCGTCGCGCTCGAGTGGAAGCCATTTCTGTTGGGGCCGATATTTCGTGAATTGGGATGGAGTTCTTCGCCATTCGTCCTGCAAGCTGAAAAGGGTAACTATGTCTGGCGAGACATGGAGCGGCAAGCGCGGAAATACGGCTTGCCCTTCAACAAGCCCTCCGCCTTTCCGCGCGCTGCGGTACTGCCGATGAGAGTGGCGGCCTGCTCGGCCGGCGAACCATGGATTGCCGAATTCTGCAAAAACGTCATGGTGCAGAACTGGGTGAACGACCTGGACATCAATGAGGTGTTGAACGTGAGGCATGCGCTTGAAGCCCTCGTGCCGGAGCCCGACATCGTCATCCGGCAAGCAACGAGCGAAGAAAACAAGGCGCGTTTGCGCCGCAATACCGAAATAGCGCGGGCGCGCGGCATATTCGGCGCACCGACATTCCTGGTCGGCGACGAGATGTTCTGGGGCAATGATCGGCTGGAAGAGGCAATCGCGATGGCCGCGAGCGCGCAAGGCAATTTCCTGGAAGTCAGAACCATGCTGCTTTCACAGGTGGGACAATGA
- a CDS encoding MFS transporter, producing MNKLLKNPFGIIVCGGIIMGLALGVRHVLGLFLLPMTTERGWSREAFAFAIALQNLVWGIAQPFTGMIADRFGSVRVLFAGCLLYGAGLYCMAHAGTPFQLAVSGGLVIGIALSATSFSVVYGALSRIVTPERRASTLGLAGAIGGLAQFAMVPGAQSAMEQFGWLGALIVMAILLTVAAPASAMLNDRSEERTGQPEQSLRHALSEAFAHRGFWLLNAGFLVCGFQLAFIANHLPAYLLDKGLAGNTAVVALSLVALANVAGTYIWGMLGGRFRKKYLLAWVYVLRSAATTVFLLLPVSEITIYTFAFIMGFGWLGTVPLTNGIVAQVFGVRYITTLFGFVFIGHQIGSFLGVWLGGLVFDATRSYDLMWICSILLGLLAALLHVPINDRQIVRNNAALA from the coding sequence ATGAACAAACTCTTGAAGAACCCATTCGGCATCATTGTATGCGGCGGCATCATCATGGGCCTTGCGCTAGGCGTGCGGCATGTCCTGGGCTTGTTCCTGCTTCCGATGACGACCGAGCGCGGATGGAGTCGCGAAGCCTTTGCCTTCGCGATCGCGCTGCAGAACCTGGTGTGGGGTATTGCCCAGCCATTTACCGGCATGATTGCCGACCGCTTCGGCTCGGTGAGAGTACTGTTCGCCGGATGTCTGTTATACGGCGCCGGGCTGTATTGCATGGCGCATGCCGGCACTCCGTTCCAGCTTGCCGTGTCAGGGGGGCTGGTGATCGGTATCGCCTTGTCGGCAACCTCGTTCAGCGTTGTCTATGGTGCGTTGAGTCGCATCGTAACGCCGGAGCGACGTGCGTCCACTCTTGGACTGGCAGGCGCGATCGGAGGGCTGGCCCAGTTTGCGATGGTACCAGGCGCCCAGAGCGCAATGGAGCAATTCGGCTGGCTGGGTGCGCTGATCGTCATGGCGATTCTCTTGACCGTGGCCGCGCCTGCGTCGGCGATGCTCAATGACCGGTCCGAGGAGCGGACAGGTCAACCGGAACAGTCGCTCCGGCATGCGTTAAGCGAAGCCTTTGCGCATCGCGGGTTCTGGCTGCTGAATGCCGGCTTTCTGGTATGCGGATTTCAACTCGCCTTCATTGCGAATCATCTTCCCGCCTATCTGCTCGACAAAGGCCTGGCGGGAAATACCGCCGTCGTTGCGCTATCGCTTGTTGCACTCGCCAACGTGGCCGGGACTTATATCTGGGGCATGCTGGGCGGGCGTTTTCGGAAAAAATATCTGCTCGCCTGGGTATATGTGTTGCGCTCGGCGGCGACGACCGTTTTCCTGTTGTTACCGGTCAGCGAAATAACGATTTATACATTTGCATTCATCATGGGTTTCGGCTGGCTGGGCACGGTGCCGCTGACCAACGGAATCGTCGCGCAGGTGTTCGGGGTGCGATACATCACAACGCTTTTCGGCTTTGTCTTTATCGGACATCAGATCGGCTCCTTTCTCGGTGTCTGGCTGGGCGGCCTGGTATTCGATGCAACGCGATCGTATGACCTGATGTGGATCTGCTCGATACTCCTCGGTCTATTGGCAGCGCTGCTGCATGTGCCCATCAATGACCGGCAAATCGTCCGCAACAATGCCGCGCTGGCGTAA
- a CDS encoding PLP-dependent aminotransferase family protein, translating to MKRYESLAEEIAQSIRLGVMKLGDRLPSVRQASVSRGVSPSTVFEAYYLLEARGLIRARERSGYYVIAGAKAGLPEPEIFLPPDNETTTVDISGLVFEILESTKTRDIVPFGSAFPSPLLFPLPRLARSMASSVQEMDPWSTVDDLTPGNGKLRRQIALRYLADGLHIHPDEIVITNGALEALNLCLSAVVRPGDAVIIESPTFYGALQALEGLGLQAIQVPTHPRDGIDLAELAAALKRHQPKACWLMTNFQNPLGSLMPDEKKKAVVELLASHEVPLIEDDVYGELYFGNKRPVPAKAFDQKGLVMHCSSFSKCLAPGYRVGWAIPGKFTEKVARLKLTRTLSASAPAQAALADYLTKGGYDKHLRQLRHALSVQQSAMMQAVMRHFPPGTKSTKPYGGYFLWVELPHTVNTLQIHRQALSLGISIAPGPMFSARREFTNCLRLNYGHPWNAQAESAIATLSRLIASNTGNASH from the coding sequence ATGAAACGCTATGAATCGTTGGCTGAGGAAATTGCGCAGTCGATTCGTTTAGGAGTGATGAAGCTAGGCGACCGGCTTCCGTCGGTGCGGCAGGCAAGCGTCAGCCGGGGCGTGAGTCCTTCCACGGTATTCGAGGCGTATTACCTTCTGGAAGCGCGGGGATTGATCCGGGCGCGCGAGCGATCCGGGTATTACGTTATCGCAGGAGCGAAAGCAGGCCTGCCGGAACCCGAAATTTTTTTACCGCCGGACAACGAAACGACCACGGTCGATATCAGCGGACTGGTATTCGAAATCCTGGAATCCACCAAGACGCGAGACATCGTTCCTTTCGGGTCTGCCTTTCCCAGCCCGCTGCTGTTTCCACTGCCACGCCTTGCACGTTCGATGGCGTCCAGCGTACAGGAAATGGACCCATGGAGCACGGTCGACGATCTCACTCCCGGCAATGGCAAGCTGCGTCGCCAGATCGCACTGCGCTACCTGGCCGACGGATTGCATATACATCCTGATGAAATCGTCATCACCAACGGTGCACTGGAAGCATTGAATTTATGTCTCTCGGCCGTCGTTCGTCCCGGCGATGCCGTGATCATCGAATCGCCTACCTTTTACGGGGCCTTGCAGGCCCTCGAGGGCCTGGGCCTGCAAGCGATCCAGGTGCCGACGCATCCGCGCGACGGAATTGACCTGGCGGAACTGGCCGCTGCGTTGAAGCGCCATCAGCCCAAGGCATGCTGGCTGATGACCAATTTCCAGAATCCTCTTGGCAGCCTGATGCCGGATGAGAAGAAAAAGGCGGTGGTGGAACTGCTGGCATCGCATGAAGTGCCGCTGATCGAGGACGATGTCTACGGCGAACTTTACTTCGGAAACAAACGCCCGGTACCCGCCAAGGCCTTTGACCAGAAGGGCCTGGTAATGCATTGTTCGTCGTTTTCAAAATGCCTTGCGCCCGGCTATCGGGTGGGATGGGCGATACCCGGAAAATTTACCGAGAAGGTGGCGAGACTGAAGCTGACCCGCACCCTGTCCGCGTCGGCGCCGGCGCAGGCCGCCCTCGCGGACTACCTGACCAAGGGCGGCTACGACAAGCACCTGCGCCAGCTTCGTCATGCCTTGTCGGTGCAGCAGAGCGCAATGATGCAAGCGGTCATGCGTCATTTTCCCCCTGGTACGAAATCGACAAAACCTTATGGCGGTTATTTTCTCTGGGTCGAACTTCCGCATACCGTGAATACCCTGCAGATCCATCGGCAGGCGCTTTCGCTCGGAATCAGCATTGCACCTGGACCGATGTTTTCGGCGCGCCGCGAGTTTACGAACTGCCTGCGTTTGAATTATGGCCATCCCTGGAATGCGCAGGCTGAATCGGCGATCGCAACATTAAGCCGCTTGATTGCGTCGAATACAGGCAACGCCAGCCATTGA
- a CDS encoding DUF2970 domain-containing protein, giving the protein MSDKAINKATERSFMATMVAIAWSFIGLRRRKDFDEDVAGGMNPLYVVVGALMGAAIFVATLIFFVKLAVS; this is encoded by the coding sequence ATGTCAGACAAAGCTATCAACAAGGCAACCGAGCGATCATTCATGGCCACGATGGTGGCGATTGCCTGGTCTTTTATCGGCTTGCGGAGAAGGAAAGATTTTGACGAAGACGTTGCAGGAGGCATGAATCCTCTCTACGTTGTCGTCGGTGCGCTCATGGGAGCCGCCATCTTCGTGGCCACCCTCATCTTTTTCGTGAAGCTGGCGGTCTCTTGA
- a CDS encoding DUF934 domain-containing protein, with product MPKIIRINAGVPQVMDDDWELVRAAELASACEPHRKIVPLSYFRSMLEEHRPSNIQAVWISPDDDFESLVPELRSMKVIAVDFPTFRDGRGYSVATLLRSRYQWDGELRAIGDVLRDQLNYMRRCGFDSFAVRADKDIDDAIKSFNHYSVKYQGAVDDPLPLFRRRGGL from the coding sequence ATGCCAAAGATAATCAGGATTAATGCAGGTGTTCCACAAGTGATGGACGACGACTGGGAGCTGGTAAGAGCGGCTGAACTTGCCTCCGCATGCGAGCCGCATCGCAAGATCGTGCCGCTCTCTTATTTTCGGAGCATGCTTGAAGAACATCGTCCATCAAATATTCAGGCGGTATGGATTTCCCCGGACGACGATTTTGAATCCCTCGTCCCTGAACTAAGGTCGATGAAAGTCATTGCTGTTGACTTCCCGACGTTTCGCGATGGTCGAGGCTACAGCGTCGCTACCTTATTACGTTCCAGATACCAGTGGGACGGAGAGCTGCGCGCGATCGGCGATGTATTGCGTGACCAGCTTAACTATATGCGCCGCTGCGGATTTGACTCCTTTGCCGTGCGTGCGGATAAGGACATTGACGATGCAATCAAAAGCTTCAACCATTATTCGGTGAAGTATCAGGGAGCGGTCGATGATCCGCTACCGCTGTTCCGACGCCGTGGCGGACTTTGA